In Nonomuraea sp. NBC_00507, the following are encoded in one genomic region:
- a CDS encoding 2-hydroxyacid dehydrogenase: protein MRRPRALVLPALPERALARLGEVTDLIETPARPSLGFTDEQLADLVVETGATVLVTDGDQVRASVLSLQLDVVAVMGPPTSVDLALAAEYGVSVLHARDRDPDAIAELTLALMFAVSRHIVTADREVRRGHVYRSKVPPAQRHRGRRLTGRTLGIVGLGRVGRAMRWRCEGLGMRVIACDPQEPEATHTLPALLAEADVVSLHVPLTAETRGMFGYAEFGAMRPGAIYLNTSRGALHDLTALVDALRRGQVGGAGLDHFEGEWLDPSHPLIGLPNVVLTPRLSEATGETREELAEALVADITRLLGGEDPEFAATRA, encoded by the coding sequence GTGAGACGACCCCGGGCGCTGGTATTGCCCGCTTTGCCGGAGCGTGCGCTCGCCCGCCTGGGCGAGGTGACCGATCTGATCGAGACTCCAGCACGCCCGAGCCTCGGTTTCACCGACGAGCAGCTGGCCGACCTGGTCGTCGAGACCGGCGCGACCGTGCTCGTCACCGACGGGGACCAGGTTCGCGCGTCGGTGCTCAGCCTGCAGTTGGACGTCGTGGCCGTCATGGGCCCGCCCACGAGCGTCGACCTGGCCCTGGCCGCCGAATACGGCGTCAGCGTGTTGCACGCCCGCGACCGCGACCCCGACGCGATCGCCGAGCTGACGCTGGCGCTGATGTTCGCCGTCAGCCGGCACATCGTGACGGCCGACAGAGAGGTGCGCCGCGGGCACGTCTACCGGAGCAAGGTGCCGCCGGCGCAGCGTCATCGCGGCCGCCGGCTCACCGGCAGGACGCTCGGCATCGTCGGGCTCGGACGCGTCGGCAGGGCGATGCGCTGGCGCTGCGAGGGCCTCGGGATGCGGGTGATCGCGTGTGATCCGCAGGAGCCTGAGGCCACCCACACGCTGCCCGCGCTCCTGGCGGAGGCGGACGTGGTGTCGCTGCACGTGCCGCTCACCGCCGAGACCAGGGGCATGTTCGGGTATGCCGAGTTCGGCGCGATGCGGCCGGGGGCGATCTACCTCAACACCTCGCGTGGCGCCCTGCACGACCTGACGGCACTGGTCGACGCGCTGCGCCGGGGTCAGGTGGGCGGTGCGGGTCTCGACCACTTCGAAGGCGAGTGGCTCGACCCGTCACATCCCCTGATCGGCCTGCCGAACGTGGTGCTGACGCCCCGCCTGAGCGAGGCGACGGGGGAGACCAGGGAGGAGCTGGCGGAGGCCTTGGTAGCGGACATCACCCGGCTGCTGGGCGGAGAGGACCCCGAGTTCGCCGCCACGCGTGCGTAG